Below is a window of Oceanotoga teriensis DNA.
ATTTGATAATGAATTGAAGTATTCAATTCCAATTGTAAAATCATTTTTCATATACTCTAATCCAAATACATATTTAAAATAATTTTCTTTAAAAAATTTTTTATTTTCACTGTAATTTCTTGTTTTGAAATTTTCTATATAATTTTTTTGTTTGATTATAGTGTCAGTGTTATCTTCATCAGTCTTTGTAGGAGTAGATTCAAAAGTTATATCTATTTCATATATTGAATCTTTTTCTGTGTAATTAGTTCTATAAATACTTTCTTTTTTTTGAGGTATATAGTAGGCACTATCTAAATGCCATGTAAAACCATCTATTGGGATAGTTCCTTCTAAATCAAGTGTTATTATATTTCTATATGGCGTATAAAGTGTTGAAGTTGATTGAATAGTATCTATTATCATTCCAGATGCATCTATAGTATCTTTTATTTTCATTCCATCTATTATAGGACCTATCATGGGATCATTTGAATTTATTTCACCATTTAAAAGTATTCTAACTTTATTATTAGTTCTATCCATATTTAAATTTATATCTTGTGGAAGTTTAAAATGGTAATGATCTCTATAATATCCTATTGTTGTATTTATTCCAAAGAAATTTATGTTTCCTTTTATTCCTAAGTTTAAATCTTCATAAGATATTTTTGAATTTTTACCGTCTATCATCTTGGATATAGTCATGGTTGGTTCGAAAGTCATGATTTTTTTTGATTTTTCTGTGAAAATTAGTAGTTCTTGTTTTGATTTATAATCTGGATTATCATATTTATTTACAGCTGTAAAGTAGCCCTCTAAAGCTATATCATTTAAAAATCCTTGAATTTTTAATCCATCCATAGGAATTTTTTTATCATTCGTAAAAACACCTTTATAATCATTGGCTTGTAGATTTGTAGATGGACTATAATAAAGCCCAGTTCCTGTATTCAAATCAAATCTTCCTATTCTCAAATTAAACGCTTGAGAATAGAAATCATAGAATACTTCTCTAAAAGATATATTAGATATTAAATATGTGGATAATAAATTCATGCTCGGAATTTCAAATGTAAAATCAGGTCTGCTTATTATATAAGCATTATCTTGCAATTGTTCATCTGATATTCCATTCAACAGGGAAAATGAAATATTATATTTGAAAAATGAATTGTCTGAATAGAATTCATTTATTATATCTGTTTTTATTAATTGATATATATCTGAGTTTTCAGATTCAAAATTTTTTGCTATATCAAAATCAATTTTTCCGTTTGCAGAATAGAATATTGAATATACAAATATAAAAGTTATTAATAATATTTTTTTCATATAGATCACCTGTATACCAATATAGGATTTGATATATTGAGTTTATTGAAAAATCTATCTGTTATGGGAATATCATATTCAGCTTCTAAATAATTCATTATAGTTTTTGTATCATTTTGTATATTTTGTATTTCTATTTTTTTCCAAAACTTATTTTTTCCTTCTTTTATAAGATCTTGAGATTTCATAATTTTTATAAGTTCACCTTTTTTATTATAAAAGTATGCTTGTTCTAACATCATCTCTTTTTTCAATATTATCATTTCTACTCTTGAATAATCTACATTTTCATCATCATTTGTAATTTGTATTTTCCAATTATTTTCATCTTCTGAAATTATTTTTGAATTTTCATCATCTTCTATATCTCCAGTTATTAAATTCATATCCGAATATTTTATATCTGTATCAAGAAAGTTTTCATCTTTTGAAGAACCAGAAATTCTTTTTACTTTTCTCAATGCTGGTAAATATACGTATTGTTCATCTTCAGATAAATTTAAAACTGTAGTATTTCTAACATCTACAGGTGAGTTTATTCTAAGTATAGTTTTATTTTTTGTTTCTCCATTTTCTTCATATATTAATACATATATATCTAATTCTTTTATACTTTTATTACCATTTTTTTCTACTATCAATTCATAACTTTGTTTAGCTGTCTTAAATGTTTTCATTGAATCTGAAAGTTGTTTTAAAATATCTTTTGCTGAATCTGCAAA
It encodes the following:
- a CDS encoding outer membrane lipoprotein-sorting protein; translation: MKKVVILMILVLSMLSINIFADSAKDILKQLSDSMKTFKTAKQSYELIVEKNGNKSIKELDIYVLIYEENGETKNKTILRINSPVDVRNTTVLNLSEDEQYVYLPALRKVKRISGSSKDENFLDTDIKYSDMNLITGDIEDDENSKIISEDENNWKIQITNDDENVDYSRVEMIILKKEMMLEQAYFYNKKGELIKIMKSQDLIKEGKNKFWKKIEIQNIQNDTKTIMNYLEAEYDIPITDRFFNKLNISNPILVYR